Proteins encoded in a region of the Planococcus citri chromosome 1, ihPlaCitr1.1, whole genome shotgun sequence genome:
- the LOC135842963 gene encoding uncharacterized protein LOC135842963, which yields MTPPKYSDCDNADAKKDFKGFLCKKVQEKGISCPACGGSGGGGGGGGGHHGGGSPPPSNGSPPPNNGSPPPNNGSPPPNNGSPPPNNGSPPPPGHC from the exons ATGACACCACCG AAATACAGCGATTGTGATAATGCAGATGcgaaaaaagatttcaaagGGTTCCTTTGTAAAAAGGTACAAGAAAAAGGTATAAGCTGTCCAGCATGTGGTGGtagtggtggtggtggtggtggtggtgggggtCATCATGGAGGTGGATCTCCACCCCCTAGTAATGGATCTCCTCCTCCTAATAATGGATCTCCACCCCCTAACAATGGATCTCCTCCTCCTAATAATGGATCTCCACCCCCTAATAATGGATCTCCACCTCCTCCTGGCCACTGCTAA